One Hevea brasiliensis isolate MT/VB/25A 57/8 chromosome 6, ASM3005281v1, whole genome shotgun sequence genomic window, ttagataaaaataaaaaatattattgatAAATAAGAATATATCTTATttacttaaaataattataagtaaaatataataaagtattttttttagatatttacactattttaatttaaatctttactttaattttcttaattttattatACACTTGTCTGAAAGAAAaactttttattaaatttaagggttattaattaattaacatgataagttttctaaaattaaatataaagcaacttatatataaataaattatatgcacTTAATAGtaacttataaatttttaaaaatgaatttgATGTCATTTTTAACAttctataatataatatatgcacaaaaatatataattaaatttacatatttattgaaaacttaaaattataaagttaaatgtaactataaaattttataataaaatcatGTGTACATATTTATTATGACTATATTatttaataactaaaatattatttatatattaaaatttatacttaaaacACACTCAAAATAGTTATAAAAGTTTGTTATAGTGAATTGCAAAGCCAACTAACATTGAACCTTACTTGGACTAATTAACTTTAGCTTAATATATTGGAATTGTCTCGGTGAGGTTTGAGTTTGaatcataattaaaatcaattaaaaaaattaaaataaaaaatttattttttagacgtaaaaaaaataaaaaggtatttttcttaatttataagttctaaaaataagtttacttatttatttacaacaTTTTTTTGGATTATAACTTGAGTTTAAGCCCAAAAAATaagataagaaaaattaattttttattttgatacttAGAAGCTCTGTGTTTATAATTAGTTTGACCAAATATTTTATCATATTATCAttttttgatttttaaattttcacCACATATCTAATTAAATATCTTTTTAATAATTACTAAGTgtgttaattatttattaattatttataagcattttaatcaaatacataattttttaaaaaattttaaatacttataaatttatattagctTATAAGTATAAATACTTGTAGGTTAATTTTTGTAAACTAAGccaaatattttctaaaaaatgtttgttttaatttataaattaatcaaattaacttatataagctctaaaattaaattatttaattatttataatatttttaaatttataaataaaaaataaattgaaagaacaatcttttcattttaatatttataaattctaTGTTTAAAAGTTAAACTAAATATTTTATCCTGTtcgttaaaaaaaattattatattatttttatttaatttttaaaattttactacatatttttatctaatatttttttaataatcttaacaagtaatatatatttataagctgCCTCTTTTCCAAGAACATTAGCTATCTCTTTATTTAAATACATTATTGCTTTTCTTTAAAAAGAAAATGTTGCTTAAAATTTTATACGTTTATAAGCCCCTCTTAGTCATTTCACTTTTGCTTTTGGCTCGTCTCATCTCCTCTTCgcgtctctctcttctctctcaagcACGCATCGCAGGTTCTTGCTCTTTCAATCTCTCTATGGTTTCAGTTCTGTTTGGTTGATCAGAAATATTACTAGGAAAACTTACATGAAGGAAACTTAGGGCTAAGTGTTTCTTGCTATCCAATCAGAGCTTTTGTTTCAACATCTCTCACTTTTTTTCTATTCTGTTTCTTTTTTCTGCTAAATTAATCTTTTCGATTCAATCTTCATCTTGCAGGTCATTTTAGAAGGCTTTCAATCGAAGAATCCAAGCTTCCGTTACTTCCAGATTTTGTCTCAGGTAAAAATTTGCCAAATTGCATCATTTGCGGATCTTGTAAGATCCGATACTTTGTATGAAAACCCTAGCTTGAAACGTTCTCCTGTTTAGTTGATTTTCAATCTGTTATGCTCTCgttttaattccttttttttatGTGGTTGGTGTGACGCAGTGAACGTAATCAAGTACTTTGAATCAAATCAAGATGGTTTCGTTTGAAATGAATGACCGCAAGAGTGAGTCAATTTTGTTCTTCGTGCTTTGCATATATGCTGTGTATGCTTATGCATAAATGAATAATTGAGAATATTTTTACCTAGAAGAGTGTTTTGAAGTTGGTGATAGATTTAGAATTGTTTTTTAAGTGGAAATTTActtgaggagagagagagagagagagagagagagagagagaaagagaggtgtATTAGTAAATTGAGAAATTCTTATTAAGTTGAAACTTATTTGTGGAGAAGCTCTATCTTCATTCAGGGATACGGAGAATTTCCATCGCTTTGCTTTATCAGTTTCTCCATTAAAACTAACTTGTTATTAGTTCTAATAAACTTCTATGCCTTTCTAATGGTATGTTTTGAGAGGCAAGAACCACCAAAGAAAAATGATGTTGAGATTCTTGATGAATGCTTGCATAAGAGCTTCTTTATGATAGGGCACTCATTTTAGAATTTGGAATTGTTCTTTCAGGATTTAGCATCTATTTGATGCATGATTAtgtgaattttctttaaaaaaaaaaggaatatagGCAGCCACCTATGATGGTTAAGCTCAGGGCAGTACAATATATGCTTTTATTAATTACAACTATGAACATCAGGTTTTAGGGACTTATATGTCATTCCATggttataaaatttttatgttcAAGTGGATGAAAATTCAGCTCACTAGAAGCATTTGCAAGTCTTTAGCTGTTGTTAGTTGCTAAAATTTTGTAACTCAATACTCATAAGGTGCTTCTAGTGATGTCATTTAGATACAGTCAATGAATGCATTTTACCTTCATATTGCTTTTGAACCATGTTATATTAATCAATACTGCATAATAGATCAAGCTTATTTTGGCATCCCTCGAGGTTTCATAATCATGGTTAATTGCTATTTACAGGATCTTGTTATTGGTGATGGATAACCTTAATTGCAGTGCTTCCAACACAAATTAGCTTATGAATaggaggaaaaaagaaaaaaaagaattagTTCATTCCTTATATTCATCTTGTCTATACTACCTAATTCTTACACCACAGATTTTTTGCTGTTGTGAAATAAAACAGAGATTGGGCTAGGATTGACAGGATTTGGCATATTTTTCTCATTCATGGGAATCGTTTTCTTCTTTGACAAGGGATTACTTGCCATGGGAAATGTAAGTTCCTGGCTATGCATAACCTGAAATGTTATATATTCTGTTTTGCATATTGTGTTGTGTTATCCATTTAATTCTCTTATTTCTCCGTTATGTTCTCAGATCCTCTTCATCTCAGGAGTGAGTCTAACTATTGGGCCAAAATCCACCATGCAGTTCTTCATGAAACGTCAAAATTTTAAGGTGTACTATCCCTCTCTTTCTCTATATAACATGAACTATTGTGCTTTCTTGTGTGCATTTTACAGCAGTTACATCATCCATGCATGTCATACTTTCTTTACATTGGTTGTGCTTTTCTGGTCATGCAGGGAACTATTTCATTTGGTTCTGGCTTCTTCTTTGTTGTCGTAGGATGGCCAGTTATTGGCATGATTTTGGAAGCATATGGGTTCGTTGTACTCTTCAGGTCAGTTAAATTTTTATCTTACTGGTTTTATAGTAATCTGTTCACTTTGCATGGTTGAAGATGCTGATGGGAGTTTTGTGCAGTGGCTTCTGGCCAACACTGGCAGTCTTTCTTCAGAAGATACCCATTCTTGGCTGGGTCTTCCAACAACCTTTTATTAGATCGGTATGTTCAATTTGGAACTCCAAAGGATCtccttttgctttttttttttttgggtaccaTTTTCTTGATGGTTAGAGGTTCTGCACTATTTAAGTTGAGAATGTCTATTAGTGTGCTATTTTGTTATCATAAAAACATTAAAATAGATCCTATTCAGGAtgttaaaaagaaaaagagaaaagaaaagaaaagaaaagtaaagaCAGATTATTAATATAATTGGTCTGGGTGGTTCTGCTTGGTT contains:
- the LOC110664255 gene encoding vesicle transport protein GOT1 isoform X2; translated protein: MVSFEMNDRKKIGLGLTGFGIFFSFMGIVFFFDKGLLAMGNILFISGVSLTIGPKSTMQFFMKRQNFKGTISFGSGFFFVVVGWPVIGMILEAYGFVVLFSGFWPTLAVFLQKIPILGWVFQQPFIRSL
- the LOC110664255 gene encoding vesicle transport protein GOT1 isoform X1 yields the protein MVSFEMNDRKKIGLGLTGFGIFFSFMGIVFFFDKGLLAMGNILFISGVSLTIGPKSTMQFFMKRQNFKGTISFGSGFFFVVVGWPVIGMILEAYGFVVLFSGFWPTLAVFLQKIPILGWVFQQPFIRSFMDRYRGKRVPV